One segment of Xiphias gladius isolate SHS-SW01 ecotype Sanya breed wild chromosome 1, ASM1685928v1, whole genome shotgun sequence DNA contains the following:
- the zdhhc7 gene encoding palmitoyltransferase ZDHHC7 — protein MQSSNHRLRDMEQHHPLLSAGADVETGSLAAGVIVGSPHAGHTAGNRTLWFIQDSCGMVCATMTWFLVLYAEFVVNFVMLLPAKNFWYSLLNGATFNSLAVLALASHLRTMLTDPGAVPKGNATKEYMESLQLKPGEVIYKCPKCCSIKPERAHHCSICKRCIRKMDHHCPWVNNCVGEKNQRFFVLFTMYIALISAHALGLSGMHFFTCIKVQWNECSDFSPGVSVLLLIFLCLEAILFLTFTAVMFGTQIHSICNDETEIERLKNEKPTWERRVRWDGMKAVFGGPPSLLWCNPFTGLRLRRLLLLTHGRRSGSEFSV, from the exons ATGCAGTCTTCAAACCACCGACTGCGAGATATGGAGCAGCACCACCCGCTGCTGTCGGCAGGTGCAGATGTCGAGACAGGGAGCCTGGCAGCCGGAGTGATAGTTGGGAGTCCCCACGCGGGCCACACTGCAGGGAACCGCACCCTGTGGTTCATTCAGGACAGCTGTGGTATGGTGTGTGCAACCATGACCTGGTTCCTGGTGCTGTACGCCGAATTCGTGGTGAACTTTGTCATGCTGCTGCCTGCCAAGAACTTTTGGTACTCGCTCCTGAACGGGGCCACCTTCAACTCCCTGGCTGTGCTTGCACTGGCCTCACATCTGCGCACCATGTTGACTGACCCG GGTGCAGTTCCTAAAGGCAACGCAACCAAGGAGTACATGGAGAGCTTGCAGCTGAAGCCTGGTGAGGTCATCTACAAGTGCCCAAAGTGCTGCAGTATCAAGCCTGAGAGGGCACATCACTGCAG TATTTGTAAAAGATGCATCCGGAAGATGGATCATCACTGTCCCTGGGTCAATAACTGTGTGGGAGAAAAGAATCAGAGattctttgttcttttcact ATGTACATAGCCTTGATCTCTGCCCATGCCCTGGGTCTCAGTGGAATGCACTTCTTCACCTGTATTAAAGTCCAGTGGAATG AGTGCAGTGACTTCTCTCCAGGGGTTTCTGTGCTGCTCCTGATCTTCCTCTGTCTTGAAgccatcctcttcctcactttCACAGCCGTAATGTTTGGTACGCAGATCCACTCCATCTGTAATGACGAGACG GAGATTGAACGTCTTAAAAACGAGAAGCCCACATGGGAGCGTCGCGTGAGGTGGGACGGAATGAAAGCTGTGTTTGGCGGTCCACCTTCTCTGCTGTGGTGCAATCCATTCACAGGCCTGCGTCTGCGGCGCCTGTTGCTGTTGACTCATGGTCGCCGCAGCGGGTCTGAGTTTTCTGTCTGA